Genomic DNA from Leptospira venezuelensis:
CTCCCACGCAACAAGGAGAGTTCCAAGGAATTATGGGAAGTATGATGAGCCTAAGTTCTATTTTAGGCCCATTACTTATGAGTTTTGTTTTTTCTTATTTTACGAGAGAAGGTATACAACCGTACTTCCCTGGAGCACCATTTATAGTGAGTTCCTTTCTTGCGATCCTAAGTTTAGGGATCGCAATTATTTCTTTTAGAAAGGAAAAACTAAGAGTGGGAGAAAAGACCGGAGAATGATCTATTCTTCGTCTTCTTCTAGACTAAGATAAAACAAAGCCCATAAAGTATCAAATAAGATCTGCATAAGAAGTGCGAACCTTTCTTCTCTATCTTCTACCGATTTGAAATCTTCGATCAAGAAGGTAACAAAAGGTTCTAAGATCCTTCTCTCCTCCAAATCCGGAATAGAATTCAAACTTTTGATAGAAAAATTCGCCTCAACAGGAACATTATGAAAATTTAATCTACTGTTCAGGACCAGAACTGCTATTTCCAGAAGTTCTGCATCTGACATTGTTTTAACACCGGCATCGTTCAATCCGGATAATAGGCCTGAAATCGCCTCGTCAGTGATTTCTTCACTTCGATCCTCGTCTTCTTCGCTATAAGCTTCTGAAATTGCAATCAGCACTGCAGTTGCTTGGTCCCAAAAAGAAGACAACGCCTCGTCCAAACGTGCCTCATCCTCTTCTGTTAACTCCCTTTTGAAACCTGAGTCAAGATCATCATAGAAAGGTTCCGGATCGTCGGTCTCGCATGCTGCAGAAATAAATGTGCGAAGAGCGATCCAAAACGGGGACTTATCGTGACCAATGCGAAGAATTTCCTCAGCATACTTGGCAACTGTGTCTCTCCAAGTGGAAGGTGAATAGGATGGAATTTCCATATTCAAATCTTTCTTACTCTCTCCAAACTCGTCGACACTATAAATCTTTTCGGGTTATTTTTTAAGAAGAAATTTAAGCAGGATCTTAGCTCGATTGCAGATTATAGTTGCTCCTTGTTGAGAAAGATCAAATATTTCCTCCATGAATATTGACGAAGATTATGATTTTCCCAGATTCCGTTCCGACTCGAATGCAGGTCATTATGAAAGTTGGTTCGTAAGAGGAAATCATCCCTCTCGTCCACTCGCAATCTGGATTCGTTATACTATTTTTTCGCCGAAAAATTCACCCCAAGATTCTATAGGAGAATTATGGGCAATCTATTTCGACGGAGAAAATGGCAAACATTATGTTTCCAAATCTGAATATCCTATCTCAGAATGTGAATTTTCTGGAGATCCATTTAAAGTTCGAATCGGCTCTTCTATCCAAGATCATAAAGGACTTAAGGGAAATTCAGGAAATAAGCAAGGTTCTACAAATATTGAATGGGACCTAAACTTTTCCGGAGGAGACAACCCTCTTTTTTTATTCCCTAAAAATCTATATTCGGGCGGTTTTCCGAAGGCAAAAGTCCTCGTCGGAAAGCCTTCTCTACTACTTAATGGATTTGTAAAATTAGAAAATGATAAAATAGATCTGAAGGATTGGAGAGGAAGCCAGAATCATAACTGGGGTTCAAAACATACAGATCAATATGCATGGGGTCAAGTTGCAGGTTTTGACGGGGAAGAAGGTTCCTTCCTTGAATTGGCAACTGCAAAGATCAAAATTGGTCCCTTCTGGACTCCAGCAATCACTCCAATTGTTTTACGTTTGCACGGACAAGAATATAATCTGAACAAATTGTTTTCCTCATTCGGAAGAGCAAGCTATCAGTATTTCGATTGGAAATTTCATGCTACTTCTCCTGAGATTAGAATAGAAGGAAGAATTCACGCAGATAAAAAAGACTTCGCCTGCCTACGTTATGCAAATCCTCCGGGCGGTTGGAAATTTTGCCTGAATAGCAAGATAGCTCGAGCAGAGGTTCTGGTCCAAAGAAAAGGAGAAACTTCCCCACTTCGTTTGAGATCTGCCAGAAGTGCAGCATTCGAAATACTTACTGAAGATACTTCTCATGGCTTATTGACGGAAATTTAACAATCTTTTATTCCAGACCTTTTTCGGATTGACCAGGTTCCCATTGTAGAAAATTTTGAGAGTCAGCCTCAGTTTCTTTTAATCCAAAGGGATTACCTCTTTCAGATATATTGAAGCGAAACGGGATTTTAGATAAAAATTTCCCGAGGTGGCCTGAGATGGATTGCAGTGTGAGGAAAAATCCTTATTGACTTCTCTTGAGACTTATTCTCACTTGCAAAATCAAGCCGGTCCCTGTCCCAGGAGCCGGAGGGAGTCATCCCCACAGTTCATCTCTGGCCCCGGCCGGATTTTATCCGGACCGGGGATTTTTCCCAAATTTTAAGGAGATTTCCATGCGGAACATCCAAACAAAAATTTTTTCAATTCTATTCAGCGTTACTCTATTTGGTTCCCTGATTTCTTGTGAGGGCCCGAGCAGTGATAATAGTGCCGCAGCAGCGCTTTTAGGTTTGGATATTCCTGCTAGCGCAAGTAAGCCTCAATTTTTAAACCGATATGCGGAACTTGCTTTCGAGTCCTATACCCAAGCAGAATTGGACGCGTCAAACTTAGCAGCCGCAGTTGCTACTTTTGATTCTACTGCAACACCTAGCGCTTCCGATCTGACCAACCTTCGAAATCTTTGGGTCAAAGCTCGAGCGAGTTATTTGATCACTGAAGGATTCCGTTTCAGCGGCGGTCCAATCGATACTGATACTGTGCTTGATTGTGAACCTACTGGAACCGCATCACAACCTCACGATTGTGAAGGTCTTCTAAATGCATGGCCATTAGATGAGGACGCAGTAGATGCTTACATCAATAACGGTGGGAATAGTGTTACCACTTTCTCTTCGATCTATGGCGAAATCGGAGATACTAACTTAGGTGGAGAAGCAGAACCTCAAGAAGATAAGATCGTATTAACTGGATATCATCCTATTGAATACTTACTATGGGGAAAAGATACAAGCAATACGGGCGCAGGAGATAGACTTTCCAGCTATTTTGCTGATGCAACTGGAAACGGTGCAAGACGCAGACATTATTTAAAAACTATTACTGACAGATTAGTTGTTCACCTTGGTTTGATAAAAGACCATTGGGATCCTGCTAATACTGGAAACTTTAGAGAAACTTTCTTAGATTCCGCAAATGTAAATACATCCGTTGGAAATATTTTCCAAGGATTAGGTTCCTTCATGGCGGGAGAATGGGGTGGAGAACGTCTTACCGGAGTGATCGGCGAAACCCAAGAAGAAGAACATTCTTGTTTCAGTGATACAACTAAAGCAGACTTCTACTATGATGCACAAGGCGTATTGAATATCTGGACTGGAAATTATAGCATCCAAAAAGGTGTGAATGTTAGCACAGGGCCTGGGCTCTCTGCTATATTAAGCTTTAAGCAACAAGGTTCCATCCAAGCTGAGATCGAAAAATCTAGAAATCTTTTCTGCATCAATCTTGCTGACACAGAGTCCCAAGATCCTAACTTTAG
This window encodes:
- a CDS encoding imelysin family protein: MRNIQTKIFSILFSVTLFGSLISCEGPSSDNSAAAALLGLDIPASASKPQFLNRYAELAFESYTQAELDASNLAAAVATFDSTATPSASDLTNLRNLWVKARASYLITEGFRFSGGPIDTDTVLDCEPTGTASQPHDCEGLLNAWPLDEDAVDAYINNGGNSVTTFSSIYGEIGDTNLGGEAEPQEDKIVLTGYHPIEYLLWGKDTSNTGAGDRLSSYFADATGNGARRRHYLKTITDRLVVHLGLIKDHWDPANTGNFRETFLDSANVNTSVGNIFQGLGSFMAGEWGGERLTGVIGETQEEEHSCFSDTTKADFYYDAQGVLNIWTGNYSIQKGVNVSTGPGLSAILSFKQQGSIQAEIEKSRNLFCINLADTESQDPNFRTSCPAGSLTHRFDQAISSADSQHGILVNVQRLIGSTLNRDFVAAAAAIGFSVVPE